One genomic window of Plasmodium coatneyi strain Hackeri chromosome 12, complete sequence includes the following:
- a CDS encoding DEAD-box RNA helicase, with protein sequence MSVEEETPSGEKTNDEKTNDKAKNEELKDSPADEEQKKDDTKEESKSDVEGESKDDVKKESKDDVKKESKDDVKKESKDDAKAESKGDAKAESKDDEKSEGKDDAKAAAGGEDVMNMLMSYLQKNKDDPKIMQTVLSMMGGQGKDGAAGLSQLKLPSSGANEKEAGEDKKPSDKSISDKGTSDKDSATNGKKKDEDATQTNGEKKTEEKETGNKGLNLFGTKSEKNIFPSFSFSSGLNNTGNDTKEKSSGGGGSIFGDGKKNFFAQFGEDKGRNGSGSTNKFGFSGFSGFGNATFGNTTFGGTTFGSTPFGSTPFGSGKKNEDGAASTKGETTQGIFTKGTGSADATTNKEKEQDNEKSDTGVKKKFDTLVEDDDDYIIENAETKEPVEEEAISMIENMNIKNDENAKEKKLSNFDFSKALNSNNNEEVKDVKLYRSRNTWEELNIDNDLIQILTYLKFFAPSKIQGLALPYILNSNRNLIAQAQNGSGKTLTFVISMLSKINRNEGTLQAMCICPTRELAQQNYDVVGKFTKYLTVKVFLAVPLCDRYDKNAGFQIYVGTPGKTLDLLKRRFVDTKNVTIFVLDEADDLIDIKNNMSSQVENIKRFLPKQCQILLFSATYNEEVRSFADRFAPKASKISVRQEDLTLKCVKQYYLLTENEEQKYYYLSELYCSMSIAQCVIFVNSKVSAYNLYQFMTERGHNVTLICADSVISRFTRNQVQKANVLGMDPKTRDTLMSDFKSGVSKVLICTDLLSRGIDVPTISLVINFDLPYVFHGRISENYGNHFSNKKVNMETYIHRIGRTGRFGTKGMAINFVNKNQLVHIKQIEQYYQCVISDLEVDSELMITSPSKGGD encoded by the coding sequence ATGAGCGTAGAGGAGGAAACCCCCAGTGGCGAAAAAACCAACGATGAAAAGACGAATGATAAGGCGAAAAATGAGGAGTTAAAGGATTCACCCGCCGatgaagaacaaaagaaagacgacacaaaggaggaaagtaAAAGTGACGTCGAAGGGGAAAGTAAAGATGAcgtcaaaaaggaaagtaaagaTGAcgtcaaaaaggaaagtaaagaTGAcgtcaaaaaggaaagtaaagaTGACGCCAAAGCGGAAAGTAAAGGTGACGCCAAAGCGGAAAGTAAAGATGATGAGAAAAGCGAAGGCAAAGATGACGCAAAGGCCGCAGCGGGCGGGGAAGACGTCATGAACATGCTGATGAGCTACCTGCAGAAGAATAAGGACGACCCGAAAATCATGCAAACCGTGCTGAGTATGATGGGCGGGCAGGGAAAAGACGGTGCAGCGGGGCTCAGCCAGTTGAAGTTGCCCAGCAGTGGGGCCAACGAAAAAGAGGCAGGGGAGGACAAAAAACCATCTGACAAAAGTATTTCCGATAAAGGCACTTCCGACAAAGACAGTGCAAcgaatggaaagaagaaagacgAAGATGCAACGCaaacaaatggggagaaaaaaacggaggaGAAAGAGACGGGAAACAAAGGGCTCAACCTCTTTGGTAcgaaaagtgaaaagaacaTTTTTCCCAGTTTTAGCTTTTCCAGTGGATTAAACAATACGGGAAATgacacaaaggaaaaatcatCTGGTGGAGGTGGTAGCATTTTTGGagatggaaagaaaaatttcttcGCTCAATTTGGGGAAGATAAGGGCCGCAATGGTAGTGGCAGTACGAACAAGTTCGGCTTTAGCGGATTCAGCGGGTTTGGTAATGCCACATTTGGTAACACCACATTTGGTGGCACCACATTCGGTAGTACCCCATTCGGTAGTACCCCCTTTGGCAGtgggaagaagaatgaagatGGTGCCGCCTCTACAAAGGGCGAAACAACACAAGGGATTTTCACCAAGGGAACAGGTTCAGCAGATGCTACTACAAacaaggagaaggaacaagACAATGAAAAAAGCGATACtggggtgaagaaaaaattcgacACGCTGGTGGAAGACGACGATGATTACATAATAGAAAACGCAGAAACGAAGGAACCGGTCGAAGAGGAGGCAATCTCCATGatagaaaatatgaacataaaaaatgacgaaaatgcaaaggagaaaaagttAAGTAACTTCGATTTCAGCAAAGCATTAAATAGTAACAACAACGAAGAAGTGAAGGACGTCAAGTTATATCGTTCTAGAAACACATGGGAAGAATTAAACATAGATAATGACCTTATACAGATATTAACATATTTAAAGTTTTTCGCCCCGTCGAAAATACAAGGCTTGGCTCTTCCGTACATTTTAAATAGTAACAGAAATTTAATAGCGCAGGCTCAGAATGGGTCAGGAAAAACACTTACCTTTGTCATTTCGATGTTGTCGAAAATAAATCGGAATGAAGGGACACTGCAAGCTATGTGTATCTGTCCAACGAGGGAATTAGCTCAACAGAATTACGATGTTGTAGGAAAGTTCACCAAATATTTAACCGTGAAAGTTTTCCTAGCTGTTCCACTCTGTGATAGATATGATAAAAACGCGGGGTTCCAAATTTATGTTGGTACGCCAGGAAAAACATTGGaccttttaaaaagaagatttgTGGATACAAAGAATGTAACAATTTTTGTTCTAGACGAAGCGGATGATTTAATtgatattaaaaataatatgtcTTCCCAGGTGGAAAATATCAAAAGGTTTTTACCAAAACAGTGTCaaattcttctcttttctgcTACATATAATGAAGAGGTACGATCCTTTGCGGATAGGTTTGCTCCAAAAGCATCTAAAATAAGTGTCCGACAGGAAGACTTAACTTTGAAATGTGTTAAGCAGTATTATCTCTTaacagaaaatgaagaacaaaaatattactACCTGTCTGAGTTATATTGCTCCATGAGCATTGCTCAGTGTGTCATTTTTGTGAACTCAAAAGTCTCTGCTTACAATCTGTACCAGTTCATGACGGAGCGTGGCCACAATGTTACCCTCATTTGTGCCGACAGTGTTATTAGCAGGTTTACAAGAAATCAAGTGCAAAAGGCAAATGTGCTAGGCATGGACCCTAAAACGAGAGATACCCTCATGTCCGATTTTAAGAGTGGTGTATCCAAAGTTTTGATCTGCACAGATTTGCTCTCCAGGGGGATAGACGTTCCCACCATCAGCTTAGTTATCAATTTTGACCTGCCTTATGTCTTTCATGGAAGAATTTCAGAAAATTATGGTAACCATTTTTCtaacaaaaaagtgaacatgGAAACTTACATTCATCGGATtggaagaacaggaagatTTGGCACCAAAGGAATGGCCATTAATTTTGTCAATAAAAATCAGCTCGTTCATATTAAGCAAATAGAGCAATATTACCAGTGTGTCATTTCAGACTTGGAAGTCGATTCCGAGCTTATGATCACTTCCCCGTCGAAGGGGGGGGACTAA